Sequence from the Curtobacterium sp. MCLR17_007 genome:
GCATGTCGGCGAGCGACTCCCGCCCGACCGTACCGACCCGCCGGACGGCCTCCCGCGAGCGCTCGGGGTCCTGGACGGCGAGGGCGTCCGCGCCGTCAGCCAGCCGGATCATCACCGAGAGCCCGTGGGCCACGACGTCGTGCATCTCGCGGGCGATCCGGGCACGTTCGTCGGCGACGGCGTCCTCCGCCCGCCGCTCCTGTTCGGCGCGCGCCCGGTCGGCCAGTTCGACGAGCGCCTGCACGTAGGCCCGACGCGTGCGGATCCAGAGCCCGAGCACCATGCCGACCAGCAGCACGACGGCCCCGAGGAACGCGCGGGTCGGGTCGTGGAACCCGACGACGCCCGCGACGACGAGCACGACGACGGTCGCGGCCGCGCCGGTCCAGGCCGTCCGGACACCGACCCGGGTGACGACGGTGACCACGACCAGCAGGACGAGGGGTGGCAGCGGGATCGGGAGCGCGACTGCTGCGGCGACGGCGGCCACCGCGAGCGCGACGACCGGTGTCCGTCGCCGGAGCGCGCCGACGACGACCCCCGCGACGAGCAGCACCGCCGCGCCGAGGGGTGCGCGGTCGAACGCCTGCAGCGACAGGAGCTGGCTCGCGGTCACCAGTTCGTAGACGATCACGAGCAGCACGTCGACGGTGCCGGGCCGCTCGGCGACCCAGCGCTCCAGGGCACCCGGGCGCGGTGGTGCAGGGGACGCGGTCGTCACGCGCCCACGGTACCGCGCGCTCAGGAGCCAGGCTCCGGGAAGGCACGAAAAATAAACACAATAAACACGGATTTGATATCGTGTCCCAGTGACATCGCGTACCGGACCCGAGCCGAGCCCCTTCAGCCCAGGATACGGGCGGCGCCCGTTGGTGTTCGGCGGGCATGACGAGGAACTCGCCGAGTTGACGGCCGTCTTCGAGACGCTGGACTTCGGCGAGAACCAGTCCGTCCTCATCTCGGGTCTCCGTGGCGCAGGCAAGACCTCCATGTTGGCCAAGCTCCAGGACTCCGCGAAGGACAACGGGTGGCTCGTCATCAGTGACGATGCGAGCGCGGGGCTCATGGACCGAGTCATGGAGACCGCTGTCCCCACACTGCTCTCGGAACTGAGCCACGAAGCTCGAGGGCGTCTGACCGGCCTCGGTATCTGGCAGCTCAATGCCCAGTGGGAGTACGTGGATCGTCATCGGGAGGTCAAACCGCTCCTCCGCCGGGATCTCGTCGCACTGTCCGCCGAACTCGCCACGCAACGCCGTCCCGCCGGCCTGTTGATCACGATCGACGAGGTGTCGTCTGGCAAGGTGCGGCTGCGTGAGCTCTCGCGGTTCGCTCTCGAGGTGTCGCACGCGATCAGCGAGGGCGCGAACGTGATGATCGTGTTCGCAGGCATCAAGGTAGACCTCGATGCGCTCGTCGAACAGGAGCACACGACGTTCCTCCGTCGATCACGCGAACTCGACTTCCGACGGCTGACTCCTCGACAGACCCAGCACGTGCTCGCCGAGTCGATCCACATCGGTGGGAAGCAGATCGAACCCGAGGCGCTCACGCTGCTCGTGACGATCTCGCAGGGCTACCCGTACCTCGTTCAACTGGCCGGGGACTTCGCCTGGCGGAGCAGCGGATCGTCCTCGACGATCACCACCGCAGACGCGCATGCAGCGCACAGTCGTGCCATCACCGCCGTCGAACGCCGGGTCATCAGCCGGGTGTACCAGGACCTGTCGGACAAGGACCAGGAGTTCGTCACCGCGATGGCAGCGGACGAGGGTGGCAGGAGCAAGATCGCTGACATCGTGCGGCGCATGGGGGTGTCGGACCAGTACGTGCAGGTCTACAAGAAACGCCTCATCGAGAGTGGCTACGTGCAGGCAGACGGTCGCGGCCACGTCGTCTTCTCACTGCCGTACCTCGGGGACTACATCCGATCGATGACCGCGGAGCCATCCGGCGCGCCGGTGTCGGACGACTGGGGTGACTTCCCGCCGCCGAGCGCGCACGCTCCCGCGTGACCCGAGACGGACGGGAGGCCCGGTGCCAGCTGGCACCCGGCCTCCCGTCCGTCACCGCGGTGCATGCGGATCAGGCGGCCGCCTGTTCCAGCACCGCCTCGGCCCGCTCCGCGCTCCCCGCGGCCAGCCCGCGGTCGATCCGTCCGCGCGAGGCCAGCCAGATGACGACGCCGGCGAGGAAGACCAGGACCTCGGTGATCGTCAGCGCCCAGATGATGCCGGCGAGGCCGAACCACAGGTTGCCGAGCAGCACGATCGGGATGAAGAGGATGCCCTGCGCCATGGACATCGCGATCGCCGGGGTGACGAGGCCGGCCGCCTGGAACAGGGACGTGAACAGGCCGGTGAAGCCGTTCACGACCGTGGCGACGAGCTGCGCGACCAGGATCGTCAGGCCGATGGCCAACACCGAGTGGTCCGAGGAGAAGACCGTGAAGACCTGCTCGCGGAAGACGAACACCGTGCCCGAGAACAGCAGCACGATCGCCCCCACGGTCAGCGCCGATGCCCGCAGCGCCGAGCGCAGGCGCTCCCGGTCGCCCTTGCCGTAGGCGTAGGCGAGCA
This genomic interval carries:
- a CDS encoding ATP-binding protein encodes the protein MTSRTGPEPSPFSPGYGRRPLVFGGHDEELAELTAVFETLDFGENQSVLISGLRGAGKTSMLAKLQDSAKDNGWLVISDDASAGLMDRVMETAVPTLLSELSHEARGRLTGLGIWQLNAQWEYVDRHREVKPLLRRDLVALSAELATQRRPAGLLITIDEVSSGKVRLRELSRFALEVSHAISEGANVMIVFAGIKVDLDALVEQEHTTFLRRSRELDFRRLTPRQTQHVLAESIHIGGKQIEPEALTLLVTISQGYPYLVQLAGDFAWRSSGSSSTITTADAHAAHSRAITAVERRVISRVYQDLSDKDQEFVTAMAADEGGRSKIADIVRRMGVSDQYVQVYKKRLIESGYVQADGRGHVVFSLPYLGDYIRSMTAEPSGAPVSDDWGDFPPPSAHAPA
- a CDS encoding histidine kinase, giving the protein MTTASPAPPRPGALERWVAERPGTVDVLLVIVYELVTASQLLSLQAFDRAPLGAAVLLVAGVVVGALRRRTPVVALAVAAVAAAVALPIPLPPLVLLVVVTVVTRVGVRTAWTGAAATVVVLVVAGVVGFHDPTRAFLGAVVLLVGMVLGLWIRTRRAYVQALVELADRARAEQERRAEDAVADERARIAREMHDVVAHGLSVMIRLADGADALAVQDPERSREAVRRVGTVGRESLADMRRVLGVLRSAPVDEPGTPELPQPSIDDLQRLVADQRAAGLPVTLRTDGVETLPSSLAGTVYRIVQESLTNASRYAADVTTVDVEVTRTGHQVVVVVQDDGRAPGPVPSQGSERGLVGLRERAALYDGDVEAGPVAPHGWRVRVVLRAEGDA